The genomic region gagaaatcatccacaacaacataggcatacctctttcctccaaggctttcaacttgcataggccccatcaagtccatgtgaagtagttccagcaccctggaagtggtctgatgttgaagcttctggtgggacatcttgacttgctttccaatttgacattcaccacagattctgccttcttctattttcagattgggaatgcctctaacagcacctttgtcaatgattttcttcatgcctcttaagtgcagatgtccaaatctttgatgccatattttgacttcatcttctttggagaatagacatgtggaggagtaactggtttcttgaggtgtccataggtaacagttgtcctttgatctgctgcccttcattaggacttcactcttctcatttgtcaccaagcattctgactttgtgaagtttacattgaatccttcatcacacaactgactgatgctgatcaagtttgcagtcagtcccttcaccagcagtactttgttcagactaggaagtccatcatggactagctttcccattccagtgatctttcctttagagccatctccaaatgtcacatagctagtggagcagggttcaatgttcaccaggaattctttaactcctgtcatgtgtctggaacagccgctatctaggtaccaatcttccttagctgatgctctaagtgaagtatgaacaacaagactgacaatcttgtgtttaggaacccacatcatcttccttctgctgctgctactttgagttccatgatgtggatggccatgtagatgatagcaaaagggctttatgtgaccatacttgccacagtagtgacacctccacttctttcttttactctttttctgctgcgttccatgatgtcgagaccgatgttgtgacatcgtggctccactgctgtttttggcaggaacaaattctgtcatggttattctgccagcagatttatgattaaacccaagtcctctctggtttccaacattcttcccaagctgtagcacctcatcaagcatatctgagcctttattcagcatctttattgattttgtcatgttttccagtttagagttcagaaaaccaacttctcctttaagctcagagatctcctcttcatgtgcctccttctcagcctccagatttgcaatgaccttcttcagttgtgcttcttgctgaagaatcttctcacttttgatgcatagttctctataggatatagcaagctcatcaaaagtgatttcactatctgtatcacttgaatcttcagcagattcaaatctcccagtgagtgcattcacatctctgtcagaatcactttcttgttcactctctgtatcatcagaccgacatacaaaaagtcctttcctctgcttcttgagatgagtgggacattcagctttgatgtgtccatagccttcacacccacggcattgaattcctttgctgtgactgggcttttcatctgaccttttctggtattcactacctttcctgatgtcgaaagggatgttccggacatgtggtttctgcctcctgtccattctgttcagcactttgttgaactgttttccaaggagcacaactgcgttagtcagcccttcatcagtatccaggtcatactcatcttcttctccttcatcattggacacgaacgccagattcttgctcttcttttcagtcctatccgagagtcctagctcaaaggtttgaagggaaccaatgagttcatctactctcatgttgcaaatgtcttgggcctcctctattgcagtgactttcatgtcaaatctcttaggcaaagatctgaggatctttctcaccagcttttcatctgtcatcctttctcccaaggcagtgcaagcattggcaatttcaagaatgttcatgtggaagtcatgaatacactcttcctccttcatcttcagattttcgaattttgtagccaatagttgcaatctggacatcttcactttggaggttccttcatgagtggttttcaggatctcccatgcatccttggccactgtgcatgtgttgatcagtctgaagatattcttgtcaactccattgaatagagcattcaaagctttggagtttccaagtgccaattcgtcttcttcttttgtccagtcttcttctggcttcaattcattagtgggctttccttctgtgtccagcatcttgggatgttcccagcctttgatgacagctttccaggttctgctatccagtgatttgaggaaggccaccatccttgctttccagtattcatagttggttccatccagaatgggtggtctgttcactggtcctccttctttctccatgttcatcagaatttatctccctagatctcactcagtgatttagagtgcccgctctgataccaattgaaattctgatactgaggccagatgtcgtaccggatgtcacgacatcacgcttcagaacatgcagattatatttgactgtatgaacagattaaacaagtaaataacacaagagaattgttaacccagttcggtgcaacgtcacctacatctgggggctaccaagccagggaggaaatccactaaaatagtgttagttcgaagatctaacagccactgtttacaaccttctcacctaaccactacccgtgcaacctctacctaagagccactcttagatatgagaacccctctcactccctctcaatcactctcccgtgtttacaattaaatcaaatacacaccagagattgctctctgaacaatagagatcaactctacacactcaggtccaacacttgatgttagggtgacatcaaggtggctcacaaaacactcaagtcccaaaactcacaaaataactcttcaatcccggacttggtacaaaacccgtgcagccttcatgtttatatagcagtgtgcgtatctgggctgcaacaacttgcgctggataagatctatcattctcctgaaaatctgcacttaaagatctaaaagataaagtttgatcttttagtttttatctttaatctttaatccctgaacgaactattcaagtttgtaattcgaactttaattatcttttaattcgttcctaaagatagatcgcctaaatttgttgctaactgcacattaatctgttaaagatataacaggtttatgtgtccagtattttcgggcaggatgtcctggacattgtatccgacatcgtggatcctgcagcttcaattcttcatttgacattttatcttgccttgtgcattgtgcagcccgatctgattccttgacataatgttagacagcatgtgcagcaactccagctttccttcattgtctaagtgcttatgttttaacaaaattttagccaatcttttaaagcttagtaaagctaagcactaacatacCTCATCATAGTCAATTCCTTGTCTTTGACTATAGCCTTTAGCCACCAATCTTGCTTTGTATCTCTCCTCATCTCCTTTAACATTCTTCTTTGCCTTGTACACCCATCTTACTCCGATTGCTTTGTGTCCTTGTGGAAGTGTAGTAAGTTCCCACGTATCATTCTTCGTGATTGACTTGATTTCTTCGTCCATGGCGTCTTTCCACTTTATGTTTTCCGCTGCTTCTTGATAGCTTAGAGGCTCACAATCACCAAAAAGACAAAAGAGGTTAATGTCGTTTAGGTTTTTGGTTACCTCATAAATCTCTTCAATGCTCCTTAGTTGTGGTGTCCTCTCACTTGAACTTGTTTCATCCAGCCTTGGTGTCGGTGAGGCAGGTGGTGTAATATGTTCCTCTATgattggttgttcaatttcatcatctttttcaaaataaggaagaaaatcaTACTTATCTTCTTGAACACTCCAATCCCAACAATCTTCTTCGTCGAACTCCACGTCGCGACTTATGACGATCTTTCTACTATTTGGATTATAGAGCTTGTACCCCTTGGATCTTGAGTCGTAACCCACAAACACGTACTTCTCACTTTTATCATCGAGCTTTGTCCTTTTTTTCGTCTGGAACATGGGTATAGGCAATGCTTCCAAACACTTTGAGGTGAGAGATCCCGGGCTTCCTTCCACTCCATGCTTCTTGTGGTGTCTTCTCATGCACGCTTCTTGTTGGGGAACAGTTTGTTAGGTAAATTGCACATGCCACTGCTTCAGCCCAAAACTCCTCCGGCATCTTCTTGCTCTTGAGCATGCTTCGCACCATGTTAAGTATGGTCCGATTCTTTCTCTctgctactccattttgttgtggcgaTCTTGGCACTGTCAGTGGGCGACGGATTCCATGGTCTTCACAATATTTGTTGAACTTATTTGAAGTGAACTCTCCTCCTCGATCAGATCTCATGGCCTTGATGGAAAGACCACTTTCTTTCTCCCCGAGGGCTTTGAACTTCTTAAAGTTTTCAAACACTTTTGATTTCTCCTCCAAGAAATAAACCCAGGTTTTTctggaataatcatcaataaagaggAGAAAGTACTTATTCTTACCAAATGAATTGGGTTTGATTGGTCCACAGACATCGGTGTGTATGAGCTCTAGCGGCTTTGTTGCTCTTGTTGTTGATTCCTTTGGAAAACTTTTACGAAATTGCTTCCCAATTAGACATCCTTCGCAAAATTGGTCTGGGTGGTTGATGCTAGGCAAGCCTCTCACCATCTCCTTCTTCGCTAAACGTTCTAGACCGTCGAAGTTGAGGTGCTCGAATCGTAGATGCCATAGCCACGAAGAGTCGGTATAGCAAGCCTTGAGACACTTTGCCACATCATTTTGAATGTTCAAGAGGAACATTCTATTCTTTGACATAGGCACCTTAGCAATCAAGTTATGTCTACAATCTCTTAAGAAAAGACTATGTTCTTTCAAATGGATGTCATAGCCTTTCTCTAATAATTGTCCCAAgctcaaaatattattcttcatgTTAGGCACATAGTAGACATTGGATATGAATTGATGACTCCCATTCTTCAAACGTATGAGAATTTTACCTTTGCCTTTGACTGGTATCTTTGAGTCGTCTCCAAATGAGACATCACCAGTTGCCGCTTCATTGATCTCCACGAACATGCTTTGATCGCCGCACATGTGGTTGCTTGCGCCGGTGTCGAGGTaccacttgtttcttttctcttcaaatttgttttggcACGCGAGTAGcaaagtttcttcttcttcgccTTTTTCTTCTACAAAGTTAGCTTTCTCTTTAACCTTCTTCGAGAATCTACACTCGGATGCGTAGTGAccaatcttgttgcaattgaagCACTTGATTTGTGATTTGTCATACCTCGACCATGAATTTCCTCTTCCACGACCTCTTGTTACTTGTGGATTCCAACTTCTttctccattgttgaattttttgGAGTGGTTGTTGTAACCAcctcttccttctcctccatGTCCTCGTCCACGTCCACGATCTTGGCCGCGACCTTGTCCTCTTTGGCTCTTGTAATTTGCATAGTTTGCATCCTTTACGTTGAGTTGTAGTAGTTGCTCCGTAGCctccttttgtttaatttttctcttttgtttttcttcgtaTGCTTGTAAGGAACCCATGAGTTGCTCAATGGTCATGGTCTTtaaatccttgttttcttcaatgttggtaacaatgaagtcaaaacttggatttaaagttcgaagtattttttccatgaccttcacctcatcaagatcttcaccatttcttttaagttgattgACTATGGCCAATACTCGAGAAAAATAATCAGAAATTGTTTCGGACTCCTCCATAAACAAACGCTCAAAGTCACCTCTAAGAGTTTGAAGACGAATCTTTTTTACCTGCTCAACTCCTTTGTTGCAAGTTTGAAGCTTATCCCATGCTTCTTTGGCCGTCGTTGCGTTGGATATCTTCTCAAATGTATCTTCATCCACCGATTGATAAATGAGAAAGAGAGCTTTCTTGTCTCTCTTTCTTGACTCCTTCAACGTCTCCTTTACACCTTGGCTTAGCGAGGCTTCATCTTGCTCCTCGAAGCCATTCTCTACGATATCCCACACATCTTGAGCTCCTAGTAGCGCCTTCATCTTGATACTCCAATTATCATAGTTGTTCTTTGTGAGCATCGACATTTGGAAAGGAAAACCTCCATTCGCCATCTTTTGAGGAtcttgaagctctgataccaaattgttggaaataaggctttttatgtttatgaaaagtgtttaggaatattggagactttgaatagaaacttgataggaaggagaattctttatggaggagagaaccttgtatttttgcttgatacaaatgtgtaggattacatctctatttatactactctaaggagaactctagacacactaattctagagagttctcaactctagagatccaaagagtattctagagaatattacaagcataagaaatatctagacactccaaacactacaagaattctctagaaacatgacccataattacttaagcccaaaataactaagtccaaggaaccaaataattaatttaggcccaaatcaagtttatatttcaacatcTTCCTGGTCAAAAGGGTTATACAACAGAATTTTTGAAAGGTGTCAAGGATTTTATTGATTTTGCTTGTCAGCAACCAAAGTATTTGAATGAAGGTGTAATAAGATGTCCTTGTAAGTTATGTAAAAATGCAAAGCATTTAACCCCAAGAAGTAAATGTTCACATTATTAAAAAAGGGTTTACACCCAGATATTGGTTTTGGACATCCCATGGAGAGAAACTTCCTCATATTAATAATGATGTTGAAGTGCATTCAGTGTCACCAAGGTGTAAAAATACATTAGAGTTGTCTGTTGCTGTTACAATGTTAAACATGTCACAGGCTTGCTTCAATGACCGGCCTCGAACCCGATCTCAAACTCGACCTCGAACTCAATTCACTCAATCCCAACCTCCTCCTCAACTCACTCAATCTCAACCTCAAACCCACCCTCAAACCCGATCTCGAACTCAACCTCGACCTACTCAACCTTCACCTTAATCTCAATCTCATACCACCCAATCTACTCAATCTCAACCTCAACCTCAACCTCCCCCTCTACCTCAATCACAATCTCATACCACccaatctcatcattttttttgttttgttttgtttttttttttttgcatagttTTGATCAACATAAGTTGGTAATTGGGACAATTGCTTCAATCATACGTATTAACTTGGAGGAGGCAAAACCATCATGGAAGAAGTTATCTATAGGTCAAAGGGATTCATGGTTTAATATATTTGAAGAAATCAAATTACaatgtttgattaaaaatattcaattttttatattatttttaaaaatgtgtgtaatgtaataatttttttcccattttggTCAAAACCAACGTAGTCAAAGTTTACATGGCCACCTCAGTATAAGGACATGGTGCGGCACAACTTTGAGAAAAGGGGTTCAGCTAAAATGACTCAATTAATGCAAGATGTtcgaaaaaatttaaatgaaaaaccaaCTTGGATGGAAGATGATGTGTGGGCACAATTGAAGGCACATTGGGAATCCTcaagtttcaaaaataaatctgaaataaataaaagaaatcgtAAGTCTATGGACGGTGCGTCTCTTCACACTGGTGGATCAATTCCTCATCGTTTGCATTGGAAAAGAATGGTATCATTCATTTActattatattttagtattggCTAAGTTTATTTCAACATTTATTACAGAAGGAGGAAAAAGGGACAGATCCATCATTGGCTGAGTTTTATTTTCGTACTCATCGAAGAAAAAAGGATCAAAGTTGGTTGGGTCCTCATGCAGAATCTGCATATGTAAGTTTTATACTAATGAATGCATTTGAgacttattttatgtttattttaattataatctcaACTAATATACTGCAAATATTGGCATATGTCAATGTTGTAATTTGTCGTTGTTGTTTAGAAATTAAATGTTTGCCCGAGTAAGGTGCACCAACCAAAAGATTAATAATAAGGCATGCAATACCCTTTGTCCAGTAGCATcctattaaaattagaaaaagtattagaaataaattggtgACTgcacaaaagataaaataaagtcAACATTAATCACAATAAGATGTTTCACACAGCAGAAACTTACCAGGTCTGAAAAgccaaaaatttaaatcatagtCATAACTCCCACTCTATTCATAGTATATGTATTTATCCGAATAGTATTGTGAAATTATGAGTTGTGCAAGATTATAAAGTACTACATGTATCCTGAGAAGAAGTTACAAGTTCCAGATGCACATAAATCAACCAATTTAATCATAAAGCTAAgtggaaatgaaatgacaaaagaaagagattgctaaaatgaaaatgcaaagagGTTTATGTCATGCATAGAAATAgcaaaacttaaattaaaaagactGACAGAGCATTTACAATTGTATTGTTGATTCATGTAAAAGAGTCTTTACTAATTTTCACAgccaaatgaaaataaaataccttATTGTGCAAATCAGTTTCTTCTTTATTCCATGCCAGGAGTGACAAGCAGCGAACCAGCCCAGCAAGAGCATCCTTTAGTTTTCCTTTGTCCTATAAATAGTACTGGTTCCTCACTAGAATATCCTCATAATTCTGAAAAATCTGTTAACATGCAACCAAGATAAGTGAATTCTAAGcatcaaatacaaaaatacaACTACAATAACGGGAGAGATATAGAACTCATTTTCAGCAACAATCGAAGAATAAAAGCATGCAGACAAAGAATATAATAACGTGCTAGGaaatagataaagaaaatgaaggcACAGAAACCAATCAAGAAAAACCATGGGAAATAGAAATGCAATGAATTGCAGTGTATTTTGCCAACAGAACTAAGAAATAAATTGCTGCAATAATTTAAGCAAATTTCCCAAATTCATCAGACAAATATTCAAAcggtattaataattaaaaacaatactCTATTGACCGTATAGGAATTCAGAATAACAACATATCAgaaataagaatatttaaaataacaagGAAATTGCACCTCAAGTAAATTTTAAGCTATTGTTATATCTGGTTAAACACTACacaaaattctataaaaaatcCAAAGACATATTGAAGCATTAGCTTATTTTCTCTTCCTATTGTTAGGCAACATTTCAGTACAGAAAATACCATAAAATTCAAAGATCACTAGCATGAAACTGTATAACAAAGGTGTTGACATTGtgtcaataaattattaaaagctTCATCCGTAGAGGTGGAAGTAAAATCCAATTACAAGAGCATCAGAGAAGTTTAAAGAGCTCACAACTACTGCTATTGCATGAGCAAATAACCTTCACCCCACCCCCACCCCCCAAAATCACCATAGAACAAAGAGTTGCatcttaaaacaaaatatgatttGAAGGAGCAATCCTAACATGTCggcaaaagaaattttaaatatggcAGATAATATCACCTTTTCTGCATAAGATGGTGAAAAGGAAGGAGGATAAAACTCAAGAATGAGGTCTAAAAAATCAAATGCCATCATCCGAACATCAACCACCAAATGAGTCATTGCATTAAAAATGTAAGGCATCAATAAAGAAACGATCAGCTCTTGATTGTCCTACAAAATATAGGGAGAACCAAGTAACATAATAAGGCAATTGAAGTGTTACAAATCAATCCTTACTGTAATGATATATAATCATATAAAGATTACAGGGTgcatgaggaaaaaaaaattggatcctCGATCAGAATTCAAAAACAATGAGGATAGCAATCAGCTTCAGAGAGTTATAGAGTATTACAATCAAAACATCTTAATGCATCATAGATCAATAACCAGAGACAATATaacaaatcataaatcatgagAAAAAACCATTATTTACTTTTtcacaagagaaaaaaatattcaatatcaATGTTCCAAGCCAACACCATATTACACCTTTCCTTGTTAAGGCTCCCCTAAAGTGCGTACCAAGGGTTTATCAAGCATAAAATTTTAGTGGATAACTatcaaaatgcatttttttttgtgaacccGGGGTATCCCTTAACCGGAAGCCAATGAATAATCCCTCAAGGTATCAAATATTGTCAAACTAATTTTAGACTAATCAGAAATTAATAATCGCTGACTGAAATCCTTTACAAATGCTATATATTTCAGTTTCTAACAGATGAATTTTTCTCTGCAAAATATTTGTCGTAAGCCAACAAGAAGTTAGAATGGCTCAACATTTGGGTGTATCAGTGGTTTAGGGAGTAGGATGAAAATATTGCACTTTTTAGCTGGAGTGAGGTTAATTTGGTGGGAGCATGATTCCATAACCTTTAACCATAAATTTCTTCTACCCCACCATTCCTGGGCATTTTGGGCTTTTGCTGATAAGACTTTTAAAGATTCTTCTAGTTCTGGACTTCCAGTATGTACTAGGCTGCTCTTTTGAGTTGATGtgcattatcattatttttcgtTATCTATAGTGTCCTATCCAACCTTAGGAAAAATCTTAATCTTCCTgctgtttttttctttgttctacGTGAACTCTATTatcaaaaaaggagaaaaaaagctGCAGCCTAGAATATTTTATCCATCCAAACAATAATGGTGTATCATCCCATTGTATTAGAAAAGTGATTTAAGTAAACAGAATGGAAAGTACCTCTTTACAGCAAGGTAAAATCACTACTTTAAAAAGATCATATAATGATTTTCGAACCACTTTATCATCATCACCAATGCGCTCACGAAGTTTTTCTACAGCAGCATATTTTTGCAACTTCTGTTCAGCTGGATATCTGGTGAATAAATCCTTAATACCAATCAATGCATCTGTAATTTAAAGGGTGGAAAAGAAAGAGTATTAAATATGAGGATTaccaaatttaaatgaaaatttgaatgcTTAACTGGATTAAATAACGCAATGACATTAATCTGTGACATTACAATTCAAAAAGAATATAAGAGTATATTAGGAAGAGAAACCAAGCCAAGACATTAAATCAATCAAGACATGCCATTAGATTAACTTTCATAAGAtccaaataatataattaatggctacttaattttatttttgacagATTTGGAAATAATGACTAATATTGACACAATGTCCATGGTACTGATTTTTTGGCTTCAAGCTTAAACTCGAACCAACTTGAGCTATCATTcctcaaaaatttaaaagtaaaccAGAACCAAGGTTTTGGCTTGGTGTTTCAGCTCCAAACCAAGGTTCATTGTTATTTGAATTCATAAAAAAGTTCcattaattatatgaacacaaAATACATTACAATTGTAATAAATAGCTAGAATTATCTACGTAATTCAATCAGTCACATTCCCTCCACATGATCACATGTTAGTAGAAAGTGCACTAGTATAAACAGGCCTCTAACTTTTAAGGTTAATAGCTTAATAAGTTAATCTCTATTGAAGATTTTATCGGTTTAAAACATACAGAATTTGTTCTATAGTTCTGTAGAGGATTAATGACACTAATAAGTACATTTAAAGGCAATTAGATAATtacaatatattataaaaaataaatatacctCTATGAACTTTTGGATTGTGATGAGATGTTTGCTGGAGAAGTTCTTTTAAAGTCAAACCTTTCTTGTTTACAGCCAAACCTGCCTTCTCTGCCGCAAGACTCTGTTCCGGAAGAACAATTGCTGTTGAAGACATGTTCGCTAACTTATTTCATGACATTAAAGTCATTTGTAAATAAAAGttgtaaaacaattaaaaagaaattccaTTTGTTGGGTTGTAAGAGAGAGATAGGGAGGGAGGAAAAGAGAGATTCTATACTATATAAGTATTAACAGCAGAAGCAGATGGACATTCTTAAACTTCagacaatatataaatatattttaatttgacagGATAgtgtagaattttattttatgttattttttgtgaaaacttTGAAGTATGGCAAAAGAAAACAGCTCAGATTGTTATTtgcatcaacaaaatcaaacaagTTATTAAGTTAATACAAGTACAACAAATTTCACCGTGTCTTGCACTTTTCTTTGCTAACACAAAAATGGTAGTAGATTATTAGGGTGTGCAAAAGAAGCAATTAAACTTAACCAATCCATAACCCAACGCAAACCACATTCCAAAAATCCATAGAATGTAAACCGATTTTCAAACCAAACCGGTTTATTACTTCTTAACAAATGGTTCGGTTAATCAGTttcaaaaccatttttttacaaacttcatatatatataactaattttacATCAGTTCAAAACTGGTTTTAGAATAACGTTTGGTTCAAAAACTGGTTTTGAACCAAATCCAGTTTTCTCCATAAACCGATTTGGCCAAAAAACCAAACcagatatttaaaaaagaaaaaagcgaTACGGTTTCAAAATTCAATCCATATATCTagttttaatttggataaccaTGCACACCCATTGGTAGACGAACATGTGATGAACAGAACCTATTTTAATTTTGGAGCAGAAGGGGTACCTTTAGATTTAATTTCAGTATCTGTTGTATTCTTTGGTGGTGGCAGTTTCCTCCCAACCTTTCGccttattttctgaaaattttgaACAAGTGACCCATGTTAAAAAGCTACAAAATACTCATAAACAGAATTTTACACATGCAGAAATGCATattgtagaaaataaaaaatttgggaATAAATCAAACCAATCATGGGTAGTAAAACCGTTGTCTAGCTTTTTCTTCCACTACATCCAGTTTTCCTTTCCTATGAGCTCATGTATATTTGTAGCCTTCTATAGGGATTTTGTGAAGATTACA from Glycine soja cultivar W05 chromosome 16, ASM419377v2, whole genome shotgun sequence harbors:
- the LOC114389820 gene encoding uncharacterized protein LOC114389820 — protein: MNLDALIGIKDLFTRYPAEQKLQKYAAVEKLRERIGDDDKVVRKSLYDLFKVVILPCCKEDNQELIVSLLMPYIFNAMTHLVVDVRMMAFDFLDLILEFYPPSFSPSYAEKIFQNYEDILVRNQYYL